In Flavobacterium sp. GSB-24, the genomic window TGTCAATAACTTTTGCTGAGGCATTATTTGTAAAAACCGAAACCACCTTTGCAATTTCACTGTTCGAAAAATATTTTATAATGTTCTCTGCGTTAGTTCCTGATCCTGAGGCAAAAACGATAATTTTTTTCATAATAGAATTTATTTTGAGAATGCAAAAAACGGAATAAAAAACGAAAATAAATAGCTTTAAAAGACCTTTCTTGAAATTAATTTTATAAATTAGTGTCACATTTATAAACTAAATAGTTGTTTTAAAATAAAGTTTTTTATTTTTGCCAACAAATTAAATTCTAAAATTAAAGATTATGTCAGACATTGCATCAAGAGTAAAAGCGATTATCGTAGACAAATTAGGTGTTGACGAAAACGAAGTTGTAACAGAAGCAAGCTTCACTAATGATTTAGGAGCTGACTCATTAGACACTGTTGAGCTTATTATGGAATTCGAAAAAGAATTTGATATTCAAATTCCAGACGATCAAGCAGAAAACATTGCTACTGTTGGTCAAGCTATTTCTTATATCGAGGAAGCTAAAAAATAATAATACCACACCCGAATTTTAAAAATTCCAAATTTGAATATCCAAATTCCAAAATTGG contains:
- a CDS encoding acyl carrier protein; the protein is MSDIASRVKAIIVDKLGVDENEVVTEASFTNDLGADSLDTVELIMEFEKEFDIQIPDDQAENIATVGQAISYIEEAKK